A window of Neorhizobium galegae bv. orientalis str. HAMBI 540 genomic DNA:
GGTTCCATCTCATCGCTGTCCCGCTCGGTGCGGATCGGGTAGCGGATGGCCTCGTCCATGGTTTCGGCGAGACCGCCGAACTTGCCGATGTCGAGGAAGACCCATCGGTGATTGTCGTTGTCCGACTTCTTCGACACGAGGACGACTTCAGCCTTGATAACGCCCGCATTGCCGACCATGCCGCGACCCGGCTCGATGATCGTCTTCGGCAGGTTGTTGCCGAAATACTTGCGCAGCGAAGCGAAGATCGCCTTGCCGTATGCTTCGGCAGACGGCACGTCGCGCAGGTACTTGGTCGGAAAACCACCGCCCATGTTGACCATCTGCAGCACGATGCCCTGCTTTGCGAGCGAACCGAAGACACGCTTGGCATCGGCAAGAGCCGCATCCCAGGCATCGACCTTGGTCATCTGCGAACCGACATGGAACGAAACGCCGTAGGACTCAAGGCCCATCTGGTGCGCGTAGACGAGTACGTCGACGGCCATCTGCGGCACGCAACCGAACTTGCGGGAAAGCGGCCATTCGGCGCCTTCGCCATCGGTCAGCACGCGGCAGAACACCTTCGAGCCGGGAGCGGCACGGGAAATCTTCTCGACTTCCTCATGACTGTCGACGGCATAGAGGCCGACGCCGAGCGCGAAGGCGCGAGCGATGTCGCGTTCCTTCTTGATCGTGTTGCCGAAGGAAATGCGGTCGGCGGACGCGCCGGCATCGAGTGCCATCTGGATTTCGGCGACCGAGGCGCAGTCGAAGTTCGAACCCATCGAAGCGAGCAGCTTCAGGATTGCCGGTTCCGGGTTGGCCTTGACCGCGTAATAGATCG
This region includes:
- the odc2 gene encoding ornithine/lysine decarboxylase, with protein sequence MTTARILDFIKTQRPEGPFLVVDLDVVRDNFNAFRHALPDSAIYYAVKANPEPAILKLLASMGSNFDCASVAEIQMALDAGASADRISFGNTIKKERDIARAFALGVGLYAVDSHEEVEKISRAAPGSKVFCRVLTDGEGAEWPLSRKFGCVPQMAVDVLVYAHQMGLESYGVSFHVGSQMTKVDAWDAALADAKRVFGSLAKQGIVLQMVNMGGGFPTKYLRDVPSAEAYGKAIFASLRKYFGNNLPKTIIEPGRGMVGNAGVIKAEVVLVSKKSDNDNHRWVFLDIGKFGGLAETMDEAIRYPIRTERDSDEMEPCVLAGPTCDSADVMYEKNMYPLPVTLTIGDEVLIEGTGAYTTTYSAVAFNGFDPLKAYVI